One window of the Thermodesulfomicrobium sp. WS genome contains the following:
- the hemL gene encoding glutamate-1-semialdehyde 2,1-aminomutase, whose protein sequence is MLSSEVLFQRACNAIPGGVNSPVRACKSVGATPLFIASAKGSHIVTEDGAELIDLVMSWGPMLLGHAHPEVEAAIIEAVRRGTSYGAPCRLEVELAEAVIRAVPSIEMVRMVSSGTEATMSALRLARGFTGRDLVLKFHGGYHGHADAFLASAGSGVATQAIPGTPGVPAAVVQHTLLAHYNDTETVRALFTEHGDRIACVFVEPVAGNMGLVPPQPGFLETLRELCTQYGALLVFDEVITGFRLAYGGAQAALGIQPDLTCLGKIIGGGLPVGAYGGRREIMEHIAPQGPVYQAGTLSGNPVAMAAGLATLRLLEGHDYDALARRTRALASEMTDILRAKGIAVQCTTVASMFTLFFTEHPVTDFPSAQTMDTALYGRFFRHMREHGVFLAPSGFECAFLSFAHTDADLERIVEATRAFDPQTTAHP, encoded by the coding sequence ATGCTCTCTTCGGAAGTATTATTTCAGCGCGCCTGCAACGCCATTCCCGGCGGGGTCAACAGCCCGGTCAGGGCGTGCAAAAGCGTGGGGGCCACGCCCCTTTTCATCGCCAGCGCCAAAGGCAGCCATATTGTCACGGAAGACGGCGCGGAACTCATCGATCTCGTCATGTCCTGGGGCCCCATGCTCCTCGGCCACGCCCATCCCGAGGTGGAGGCCGCCATTATCGAGGCCGTGCGCCGGGGCACCAGTTACGGCGCCCCCTGCCGGCTGGAGGTGGAATTGGCGGAAGCCGTGATCCGCGCGGTGCCGAGCATCGAAATGGTGCGCATGGTATCTTCCGGCACCGAGGCCACCATGAGCGCCCTGCGTCTGGCCCGAGGGTTTACCGGCCGCGATCTGGTGCTCAAATTCCACGGCGGCTACCACGGCCATGCCGACGCCTTCCTCGCCAGCGCCGGCTCCGGCGTCGCCACCCAGGCCATTCCCGGCACACCCGGCGTACCCGCCGCAGTGGTCCAGCACACCCTCCTTGCCCATTACAACGACACCGAGACGGTGCGCGCCCTCTTTACCGAGCATGGCGACCGCATCGCCTGCGTGTTCGTGGAGCCCGTGGCCGGCAACATGGGCTTAGTGCCCCCCCAACCCGGATTTTTGGAAACCCTTCGCGAGCTGTGCACCCAATACGGGGCGCTTCTCGTCTTCGACGAGGTCATCACCGGCTTTCGCCTGGCCTACGGCGGGGCGCAGGCGGCCTTGGGCATCCAGCCGGACCTGACGTGTCTTGGCAAAATCATCGGCGGTGGACTGCCCGTAGGGGCCTACGGCGGCCGCAGGGAGATCATGGAGCACATCGCCCCTCAAGGCCCGGTGTATCAGGCCGGGACCCTCTCGGGAAACCCCGTGGCCATGGCCGCCGGGCTGGCGACGCTGCGCCTTTTGGAAGGCCACGACTACGACGCCCTTGCCCGACGCACCCGCGCCTTGGCCTCGGAGATGACGGACATCCTGCGCGCCAAGGGCATTGCGGTGCAGTGCACCACCGTGGCGTCCATGTTCACCCTTTTCTTCACCGAACATCCGGTGACAGATTTTCCCAGCGCCCAGACCATGGACACGGCGCTCTATGGCCGCTTCTTCCGCCACATGCGCGAACACGGCGTCTTTCTTGCCCCTTCGGGCTTCGAATGCGCCTTCCTTTCCTTTGCCCATACGGACGCCGATCTCGAGCGCATTGTGGAGGCCACGCGCGCCTTTGATCCTCAAACCACGGCCCATCCTTGA
- a CDS encoding Lrp/AsnC family transcriptional regulator produces MEFTPNERQVLRMVQGTLPDSATPYADIAREAGVTEEDVLALLRRLKEGGQIRRFGATLRHQQAGYGFNAMVAWYVEDGVDEDAAGRIMAAQPEISHCYLRRNCLDWPYSLYTMIHGRTQDECLAVVRRIQELTGVTQYDILFSDKELKKTSMEYF; encoded by the coding sequence ATGGAATTTACCCCCAACGAACGCCAGGTGCTGCGCATGGTGCAAGGCACGCTTCCCGACAGCGCCACCCCCTATGCCGACATTGCCCGCGAGGCAGGAGTGACCGAAGAGGACGTGCTCGCGCTTTTGCGGCGCCTCAAAGAAGGCGGCCAAATCCGCCGCTTTGGCGCCACCTTGCGCCACCAGCAGGCAGGTTACGGCTTCAATGCCATGGTGGCCTGGTACGTGGAAGACGGCGTCGATGAAGACGCCGCAGGCCGCATCATGGCAGCCCAACCGGAAATCTCCCATTGCTATTTACGCCGCAACTGCCTCGATTGGCCGTACAGCCTCTATACCATGATCCATGGCCGCACCCAAGACGAATGTTTGGCGGTGGTGCGTCGCATCCAAGAACTCACGGGAGTCACCCAATACGATATCCTCTTCAGCGATAAAGAGCTCAAGAAAACGTCCATGGAGTATTTTTAA
- a CDS encoding NAD(P)H-dependent glycerol-3-phosphate dehydrogenase: MQAVVLGAGSWGTALAHALAFSGKETVLWGRSGALMAEMAQCRENRRYLPGWPVAAAVRPTADMAAALHGAELVVLAIPCQRLAAFLREHAAFFPEGVAVVGAGKGVEQGSLRTMGQVVAAELGARQVRYGVLSGPSFAAGVMAGQPTAVVLGCADAALGERIQVRCASPVFRVYGTTDVLGVELAGALKNVMAIAAGLADGLGFGENARAALITRGLAEMARLGEAMGARAQTFMGLAGLGDLVLTCTGDASRNRRVGLAVGRGHTLEAALAQVGGVAEGVWTTQAVWALAQRLGVEMPICEQVHAVLFSGKSPVEAVRTLMGRPLRWEA; the protein is encoded by the coding sequence ATGCAGGCGGTGGTGCTGGGCGCTGGCAGTTGGGGGACCGCGTTGGCGCACGCGCTGGCGTTTTCGGGGAAGGAGACCGTGCTTTGGGGCCGCAGTGGCGCCCTCATGGCCGAGATGGCCCAATGCAGGGAAAATCGTCGCTATTTGCCGGGGTGGCCGGTGGCTGCAGCGGTACGTCCCACGGCGGACATGGCGGCGGCCTTGCACGGTGCCGAGTTGGTGGTGCTTGCCATCCCCTGCCAGCGCTTGGCTGCTTTTTTGCGGGAACATGCCGCGTTTTTCCCGGAAGGCGTGGCCGTGGTGGGTGCCGGTAAGGGCGTGGAGCAGGGGAGCCTGCGCACCATGGGCCAGGTGGTGGCTGCGGAGCTTGGCGCACGGCAGGTGCGCTACGGCGTGCTCTCCGGGCCGTCCTTTGCGGCGGGGGTCATGGCCGGGCAGCCTACGGCCGTGGTCTTGGGGTGCGCGGATGCGGCCTTGGGAGAACGTATCCAGGTGCGTTGCGCCAGCCCGGTGTTTCGGGTGTACGGCACCACCGACGTGCTGGGCGTGGAGCTCGCGGGTGCACTCAAAAACGTCATGGCCATTGCCGCGGGGCTCGCCGATGGCCTAGGGTTCGGGGAGAACGCCCGTGCGGCCCTCATCACCCGGGGGCTGGCGGAGATGGCCCGCCTCGGTGAGGCCATGGGGGCCCGGGCCCAGACCTTTATGGGGCTTGCCGGGCTGGGGGATTTGGTGCTCACCTGCACCGGGGATGCAAGTCGCAACCGTCGCGTGGGTCTGGCGGTTGGCCGGGGGCACACCCTGGAAGCCGCCTTGGCGCAGGTGGGCGGCGTGGCCGAAGGGGTATGGACCACCCAGGCTGTATGGGCCTTGGCGCAGCGGTTGGGGGTCGAGATGCCCATTTGTGAACAGGTCCATGCCGTACTCTTCTCCGGCAAGAGTCCCGTGGAAGCGGTGCGCACCTTGATGGGGCGGCCGCTGCGTTGGGAAGCCTAG
- a CDS encoding secondary thiamine-phosphate synthase enzyme YjbQ — protein sequence MTSFTVSTSRREALVDITEQVAAAAARYPQAAALMVFSPHTTCGILINEGADPDVAHDVIAALRRLVPQSPHFRHVEGNADAHIKTILVGSSVSVVMESGRLRLGTWQRIFLAEFDGPRRRTVWVQALAAAPEG from the coding sequence ATGACGAGCTTCACCGTCTCCACCTCCCGCCGCGAAGCACTCGTGGACATCACCGAGCAGGTGGCCGCTGCCGCAGCCCGGTACCCCCAGGCAGCGGCCCTGATGGTCTTCAGCCCGCATACCACCTGCGGCATTCTCATCAACGAAGGCGCCGACCCGGACGTGGCCCACGACGTCATCGCCGCTCTGCGTCGCCTCGTTCCGCAAAGCCCCCATTTCCGCCACGTGGAGGGCAATGCCGACGCCCATATCAAAACGATCCTGGTGGGCAGTTCTGTGTCCGTGGTGATGGAATCCGGCCGGCTGCGGCTCGGCACCTGGCAGCGGATCTTCCTGGCGGAATTCGATGGCCCGCGGCGCCGCACCGTATGGGTGCAGGCGCTCGCCGCAGCGCCCGAAGGCTAG
- a CDS encoding ATP-binding protein, whose product MFTATVLEHDIEVQMSSELRHVDRSVELLREFLARHGAEDRFFDVALVTREALNNAILHGNGADPAKEVLWRLKHRQGKLRLYVKDQGQGFDWQGWIRRQSDPEAESGRGHEIFRLLTARFSHNRCGNALCVEIPLK is encoded by the coding sequence ATGTTTACTGCCACCGTCCTCGAACACGACATCGAAGTCCAGATGAGCTCGGAACTGCGCCATGTGGACCGCAGCGTCGAGCTCTTGCGGGAATTCCTGGCGCGCCACGGGGCCGAGGACCGATTCTTCGACGTTGCCCTCGTGACGCGAGAAGCGCTCAACAACGCCATTCTGCACGGCAACGGCGCCGACCCCGCCAAGGAGGTCCTGTGGCGGCTCAAGCACCGGCAGGGCAAGCTGCGTCTCTACGTCAAAGACCAAGGTCAAGGCTTCGACTGGCAAGGCTGGATCCGCCGCCAAAGCGATCCTGAAGCGGAAAGCGGCCGCGGCCACGAAATCTTCCGGCTGCTCACCGCCCGTTTCTCCCACAACCGCTGCGGCAACGCCCTGTGCGTGGAAATTCCGCTCAAATGA
- a CDS encoding fused response regulator/phosphatase gives MEHRTPLILIVDDEPLNARILESMLRRSGFATLTAHNGPQARELAALHPVDLILLDVMMPGETGYLTCQLLKETPQIADIPVIFISALTDTESRVHGLECGGVDFISKPFEKAEVLARVKVHLRLRLTYRALIEAQAQRLGQLQAAQQSLLVRPEDLPEARFGVHFAPVLEAGGDIYDVLPTGVGVFDYIVADVSGHDLGAGFLTSALTALLRQNVNAATAPEESLAMTNRVLTRILTNGAHATLAMARVNRTQNSIHLVSAGHPPPVLARQDGSMELVPAEGDILGVFDTALWTPQEIAVQPGDRIFLYTDGLVEGFGDPPITRDQGIALLWAAIRSTASMPIAATVEAVHEYIAARKGPAEDDSVLLGIEV, from the coding sequence GTGGAGCATCGCACCCCGCTCATCCTCATCGTGGACGACGAGCCCCTCAATGCCCGCATCTTGGAGTCCATGCTGCGGCGAAGCGGCTTTGCCACACTCACCGCCCACAATGGCCCCCAGGCGCGGGAGCTGGCCGCGCTGCATCCCGTCGACCTCATCCTCCTCGATGTCATGATGCCTGGGGAGACCGGCTACCTCACCTGCCAGCTCCTCAAAGAGACGCCCCAAATTGCCGACATCCCGGTGATCTTCATCTCCGCCCTCACGGACACCGAAAGCCGGGTGCATGGTCTCGAATGCGGCGGGGTGGATTTCATTTCCAAACCCTTCGAAAAGGCCGAGGTGCTCGCCCGGGTCAAGGTTCATCTGCGCCTGCGGCTTACCTACCGCGCCCTCATCGAAGCCCAAGCGCAGCGCCTCGGGCAGCTCCAGGCGGCCCAACAGTCGCTTTTGGTCCGCCCCGAAGACCTGCCCGAGGCCCGATTCGGCGTGCATTTCGCCCCCGTGCTCGAGGCTGGCGGCGATATCTACGACGTGCTGCCCACAGGCGTGGGGGTGTTCGACTACATCGTTGCCGACGTGAGCGGCCACGACCTTGGGGCCGGCTTTCTCACCTCCGCCCTGACGGCCTTGCTGCGCCAAAACGTCAATGCCGCCACGGCGCCGGAAGAGAGCCTCGCCATGACCAACCGGGTGCTGACCCGTATCCTCACCAACGGCGCACACGCCACCTTGGCCATGGCCCGCGTCAACCGCACCCAAAACAGCATTCACCTGGTAAGCGCCGGCCATCCCCCGCCGGTTCTCGCCCGCCAGGACGGATCCATGGAGCTCGTCCCCGCTGAAGGGGACATCCTCGGCGTATTCGATACCGCGCTGTGGACGCCGCAGGAAATCGCAGTCCAGCCAGGGGACAGGATTTTTCTCTATACCGATGGACTTGTTGAAGGTTTCGGTGATCCCCCCATCACGCGGGACCAAGGCATCGCCCTGCTGTGGGCCGCTATCCGCTCCACTGCATCCATGCCCATCGCTGCCACCGTGGAGGCCGTCCATGAATACATCGCCGCCCGCAAGGGCCCTGCCGAAGACGACAGCGTACTCTTGGGCATCGAGGTCTGA
- the thrS gene encoding threonine--tRNA ligase, with the protein MVYVGEVSVEAVPGMTCRDALVQGVSKKAMKEVVACLCDGEPKDLDAPLPSGTERVEPVFLDSPLGTSILRHSAAHIMAEAVKRLYPEAKVTIGPDIENGFYYDFDLAHAFTPEDLERIEAVMRESIAADHPFVRREMSAQQAREYFRSLGETYKIEIIDDLGAETVSVYQHGDFVDLCRGPHLPSTGFVRAFKLTAVAGAYWRGDANRPMLQRIYGTAFPTEKALKAHLAMLEEAKKRDHRKLGPQLDLFSFHERGGAGMAYWHPKGALVRAILEDFVTKEMLRRGYGLVRTPQILRRDLWETSGHYANYRENMYFTEIDGVPYGVKPMNCVAHMLIYNTTQHSYRDLPVRLFEFGVVHRHELSGVLHGLLRVRQFTQDDAHIICRPDQLLDEIKGVMRWIQDLMGVFGFEYRMELSTRPEKSIGTDEDWERATSALREAMAQMGLEYSVNEGDGAFYGPKIDVKLRDCLGREWQCSTIQVDFTLPERFDLVYIGEDGERHRPVMVHRAIMGSVERFIGILVEHFAGAFPLWLAPEQVRVLTVTDRHDAYAFEVVQALRDAGLRAEVDTRNEKLGYKVREAQMAKIPYAVVIGDEEVASARVSVRQRGGANLGTMTVAALVDRLRHECAEPFTRGGMRYSFHY; encoded by the coding sequence ATGGTGTACGTAGGAGAGGTCTCGGTGGAGGCAGTGCCAGGGATGACCTGCCGTGATGCCCTGGTGCAGGGGGTGTCCAAAAAGGCAATGAAGGAAGTCGTTGCCTGTCTTTGTGATGGCGAACCCAAGGATCTGGATGCGCCGCTTCCTTCGGGAACCGAGCGTGTGGAGCCTGTCTTTTTGGATTCTCCGCTGGGGACGTCCATTTTACGCCATAGCGCCGCCCATATCATGGCCGAGGCAGTCAAGCGTCTGTATCCTGAGGCCAAGGTGACCATCGGGCCGGACATCGAAAATGGATTTTATTACGACTTCGATCTTGCGCACGCCTTTACCCCAGAAGACTTGGAACGCATCGAAGCCGTGATGCGCGAAAGCATTGCGGCCGATCATCCCTTTGTGCGCCGCGAGATGTCCGCGCAGCAGGCGCGGGAGTATTTTCGCTCTTTGGGCGAGACCTATAAGATCGAAATCATTGACGATCTCGGTGCGGAAACGGTGTCCGTCTACCAGCATGGGGATTTCGTGGATCTGTGCCGGGGGCCGCATTTGCCCTCTACGGGGTTCGTGCGCGCCTTCAAGCTCACGGCCGTTGCCGGTGCGTATTGGCGGGGGGATGCGAACCGGCCGATGCTTCAGCGCATCTACGGCACGGCTTTCCCCACGGAAAAGGCCTTGAAGGCCCATTTGGCCATGCTCGAAGAGGCCAAGAAGCGCGATCACCGCAAGCTCGGCCCGCAGCTGGATCTGTTCAGCTTCCATGAGCGCGGCGGTGCCGGCATGGCCTACTGGCACCCCAAGGGGGCGCTCGTGCGGGCCATTCTGGAAGATTTCGTCACCAAGGAGATGCTGCGCCGTGGCTACGGTCTGGTGCGCACCCCGCAGATTCTGCGCCGCGATTTGTGGGAGACCTCGGGACATTACGCCAATTATCGGGAAAACATGTATTTTACCGAGATCGATGGCGTTCCGTATGGCGTCAAGCCCATGAATTGCGTGGCGCACATGCTCATCTACAATACCACGCAGCATAGCTACCGGGATTTGCCGGTGCGGCTCTTTGAATTCGGTGTGGTGCATCGCCACGAGCTCTCGGGCGTGCTCCATGGGCTCTTGCGGGTACGGCAATTTACGCAGGACGATGCCCACATCATCTGCCGCCCTGATCAATTGCTGGATGAAATCAAGGGTGTGATGCGATGGATTCAGGATCTCATGGGCGTCTTTGGCTTCGAGTATCGCATGGAGCTCAGCACCCGGCCGGAAAAGTCCATCGGTACGGATGAAGATTGGGAGCGCGCGACAAGTGCCCTGCGGGAGGCCATGGCGCAGATGGGCCTGGAGTACAGCGTCAACGAAGGCGACGGCGCGTTTTACGGCCCCAAGATCGATGTCAAGCTCCGGGATTGCTTGGGCCGGGAATGGCAGTGCTCCACGATTCAGGTGGATTTCACCTTGCCGGAACGCTTCGATCTTGTGTATATCGGCGAAGACGGGGAGCGGCACCGGCCGGTGATGGTGCACCGGGCCATCATGGGCTCGGTGGAGCGGTTCATCGGTATCCTCGTGGAGCATTTTGCCGGGGCCTTCCCCTTGTGGTTGGCGCCCGAGCAGGTTCGGGTGCTCACGGTGACCGATCGCCACGACGCCTATGCCTTTGAGGTGGTGCAGGCGCTGCGGGATGCAGGCCTACGGGCCGAGGTGGACACGCGGAACGAGAAACTCGGCTACAAGGTGCGTGAGGCCCAAATGGCGAAGATCCCCTACGCTGTGGTGATCGGAGACGAGGAAGTGGCAAGCGCGCGCGTGAGCGTGCGCCAACGGGGTGGTGCGAATCTTGGGACCATGACGGTTGCTGCGTTGGTGGACCGTTTGCGCCACGAGTGTGCGGAACCTTTTACGCGCGGAGGCATGCGCTATTCTTTCCACTACTAA
- the infC gene encoding translation initiation factor IF-3: MLSTTNKARKNRQIRAREIRVIGEDGAQIGIMSVDEALVIAESRGLDLVEVAPNAKPPVCKVMDYGKYLYEEKKKAQEAKKRQTQIQVKEVKFRPHTDDHDIETKVRHIRRFLDDGDRCKVTVFFRGREMAHKDLGEAILQRIVEMTADVAKVEQASRFEGRTMFLVLAPLPKK, encoded by the coding sequence ATTCTTTCCACTACTAATAAGGCCCGGAAGAACCGGCAGATTCGGGCGCGGGAGATTCGCGTCATCGGCGAAGACGGCGCGCAGATTGGTATCATGAGCGTGGATGAGGCCCTGGTTATTGCAGAAAGCCGGGGACTCGATCTCGTGGAGGTGGCCCCCAACGCCAAGCCCCCGGTGTGCAAGGTGATGGATTATGGGAAATATCTCTACGAAGAGAAGAAAAAGGCTCAAGAGGCCAAGAAGCGCCAGACGCAGATTCAGGTGAAGGAGGTCAAATTCCGGCCCCATACCGATGACCACGACATCGAGACCAAAGTACGCCATATCCGTCGTTTTCTCGACGACGGAGACCGGTGCAAGGTGACGGTGTTCTTCCGGGGGCGGGAAATGGCCCACAAGGATTTGGGGGAGGCCATTTTGCAGCGCATCGTGGAGATGACCGCCGATGTGGCCAAGGTAGAGCAGGCCTCGCGTTTTGAAGGCCGGACCATGTTTTTGGTACTGGCCCCACTACCCAAGAAATAA
- the rpmI gene encoding 50S ribosomal protein L35: MPKIKTNRSAAKRFTATGGGKIRRNHCNMRHILTKKSPKRKRQLRKSVIVADSNVASIRRLLPYLF; encoded by the coding sequence ATGCCCAAGATCAAGACCAACCGGAGCGCCGCCAAGCGCTTTACGGCCACGGGCGGGGGGAAGATTCGGCGCAATCATTGTAACATGCGCCACATCTTGACCAAGAAGTCGCCCAAGCGGAAGCGGCAGCTGCGGAAATCGGTCATTGTGGCCGATTCCAACGTGGCGTCGATCCGTCGTCTGTTGCCCTACCTGTTCTAA
- the rplT gene encoding 50S ribosomal protein L20, with protein sequence MRVKRGMTAHRRHKKYLKLAKGYRGSRHALIRTARETVERALCFAYRDRKQKKRAFRALWIMRINAAAREHGLTYNRFMHGLKLCQVQLNRKVLADMAVREKEAFAALCQMVQQKVTA encoded by the coding sequence ATGCGTGTCAAAAGAGGAATGACTGCCCATCGTCGGCACAAGAAGTATCTCAAACTTGCCAAAGGCTATCGTGGCTCGCGTCACGCGCTCATCCGTACCGCCCGGGAGACCGTAGAACGCGCATTGTGTTTTGCCTACCGGGATCGCAAGCAGAAGAAGCGCGCTTTTCGTGCCCTGTGGATCATGCGCATCAATGCCGCCGCCCGGGAGCATGGACTGACCTACAACCGCTTCATGCACGGGCTCAAACTCTGCCAGGTCCAGCTGAACCGGAAGGTGCTGGCGGACATGGCGGTGCGGGAGAAAGAGGCATTTGCCGCGTTGTGTCAGATGGTCCAGCAGAAGGTCACGGCGTGA
- the pheS gene encoding phenylalanine--tRNA ligase subunit alpha → MKTQLIHDLEALVPRFAEALAKADASDLEAVRVQFLGRKGSLAALMAAMGGLDPQDRPEVGRVANAVKARLAELWQQCQEHLAQKAQGTMPFDAGDPAWVPHVGALHPTTRIQQEICAVLQRMGFETVSGPEVETDFHNFEALNLPPGHPARDMQDTLYITERVLLRTHTSPMQVRTMLARRPPLAIIAPGKVYRRDSDLTHTPMFHQIEGLLVDRQVTMSQLRGVLTALVQAVFGASTRVRFRPSFFPFTEPSAEVDMSCVLCAGRGVLDCGEGCRVCKGTGWVEILGCGMVDPAVFAKVGIDPEAWTGFAFGLGVERMAMLKYGIGDLRLFFENDSRFVRQFA, encoded by the coding sequence GTGAAGACCCAATTGATCCACGATTTGGAAGCCTTGGTGCCGCGCTTTGCAGAGGCGCTGGCGAAGGCGGATGCTTCCGACCTGGAAGCGGTACGGGTGCAGTTTCTGGGCCGCAAGGGAAGCCTTGCGGCCCTTATGGCTGCCATGGGCGGCCTGGATCCGCAGGACCGCCCCGAGGTGGGGCGGGTGGCCAATGCCGTCAAGGCGCGGCTTGCGGAGCTCTGGCAGCAGTGCCAGGAGCATTTGGCCCAAAAAGCCCAGGGGACGATGCCTTTTGACGCCGGGGATCCCGCGTGGGTGCCGCATGTGGGGGCACTGCACCCCACGACGCGTATCCAGCAGGAGATCTGCGCGGTGCTCCAGCGCATGGGCTTTGAGACGGTATCCGGTCCTGAGGTGGAGACGGATTTTCATAATTTCGAGGCCCTCAATCTTCCTCCCGGACATCCCGCGCGGGACATGCAGGACACCCTGTACATCACCGAGCGGGTACTTTTGCGCACGCATACCTCACCCATGCAGGTGCGCACCATGCTCGCCCGCCGACCCCCGCTCGCCATCATTGCCCCGGGCAAGGTGTACCGCCGGGATTCGGACCTGACGCATACCCCCATGTTCCACCAGATCGAAGGCCTTTTGGTGGACCGGCAGGTGACCATGTCCCAGTTGCGCGGAGTCCTCACCGCCCTGGTGCAGGCGGTGTTCGGGGCCTCCACCCGGGTGCGTTTCCGGCCGAGCTTTTTCCCGTTTACCGAGCCCAGCGCCGAGGTGGACATGAGCTGCGTGTTGTGCGCCGGCCGCGGCGTGCTGGACTGTGGCGAGGGGTGTCGGGTGTGCAAAGGCACGGGATGGGTGGAAATTTTGGGCTGCGGCATGGTGGATCCCGCGGTGTTTGCCAAGGTGGGCATCGATCCGGAGGCGTGGACCGGCTTTGCCTTTGGCCTCGGGGTGGAGCGTATGGCCATGCTCAAGTATGGGATTGGCGATCTGCGCCTCTTTTTCGAAAACGATAGTCGATTTGTGCGCCAGTTTGCGTGA